The DNA segment acctttcgcgtcaaaagtttgagaactttatacccataaagtttcgtaattaaaatccatgcgctctgtTGATTCCGCAGCcagcgagatgccgcaacgcgcccgcttgctaccgaaaagcccttgaaagtttgtgctcggatggggctccctgcgttacgtgactccaggtgcaagggcgctgacacgaaatccagcccgagttcggaatgttcgtgccgaaatgtcttttcgagcgtgaaaaagacaatgtaggcagaatccagaatgattaccGGCGTCgttggtagttttggtcggtggtgcatgccggcacgaaaaaatttcggggctgaagcccccctccccaccctggctacgcccctggctgtTATTGTTCCGCAACAATCCTCTAGCACATAACCACAACTGAAAACGATTGCTTCTAAAAATACCGTAATGCCACAAATGTCGTAAACTGAGCTACTATGGGATAAATAGTGCTTTGTGTTCCGCGATTTTCATGTCGTCAGGATGCCCGAGCGGTTTGAGGCGCCGCGTTCAGGTTGCAGTGCGGTCTTCCGGGTGTGTGTTCGAATCCCACTTTTGACGatacttttctttttcaatttaaaaacttgtttttgcattttgtatgAAGACGTCCGGCCACCGGCGATGggagcgtccgctcttgcgcaagcggatactgctatAGTTTGTGcgccggtgccgcggcggaagccgcggtgccgggtgcCGACGTGAAgtggtggtcgttggggtgttgcggagcgcagcgtagcaacaccccaaataaaaaatactgctccagtcaggtagactgctccctccctgacagtgagattatatttggatcatgaaagcagtgatgcgtttatataggaatagcatcgatcccttcACAGCAGCCAAAGTTGTGCTATTTTCGAATAGTTAAGGGCACCAGTTGTACCTAGGCGTTCCCTATATTTTAGGCAGAGAAATACCCAAGTGCCTAGCCCACTTGGTCATGTGACTTTTGCAACCACGTGACCCGAGGATCGCTCTCCTCTGTTTGCCGCGACGCGCTGAGGAGACGTATTGCGcacggcgcgccgccgtgagcgccatctcgtttctctaaaacaaactactccgcgaaaagCGTCAATACGCGACACACTCTTGTGAACGCGGTTGATGAAAATGCATTTACGCGACGGATTGGTTAACAGCATGTAGGTATTTATGCTTGGGCAGTTTTGACGACTTGAGCAAACTTTGAAATTGTGTACAGTTAGTTCTGAGTTAACGCACAGTAAATGTTGCGTGTGTCTGTAGCGCCACTGCGCTGTGAACATCCTTGAAAATAATATTCTACGAAAGCTTGAAGTTAAGCGTCAGAGAGGCGGACACACGGTGTATTCGATAGAAAAAAAAACCGGTATTGCTTCGAACGTAAGGAATAACACACACAGGGCAGCATCACGCTGATCAATATAGACAacgcgaaatatatatatataaaaagggATGCCACGCGGCGTTtatgaaatgaaataaaacaagGCGAACGGCGGTACCGCAGTCTCACAATCACAGGCAGAAGCTGGTGAGAGATTCCCACTTGTAGAAAAATATTTCACGTGGTAGCCACAATAGTCGGTTGAATGTACTCATATATCCATGCAAATTGGAACACAATGGCTTTTTGCAGTTGCGTCGGTTCTACTCTCGTTGCACGAACGTGAAAGTACGTAGCATCGACACAGACATTTCTCACTTATTTGCCCTCATATAGCGCTGCGACATACTTAAGAGTAATGCCATATATTAGGAAAGCGTCGGAGAGGCGGAGACAAAAAACgcacatgaggttcacagtgacGTAAACGGCCGGTGTTGAGTCATTTTTAACTAACGACGCTTATTTATTAGTGTTGCTGCCTAAAAGACTGTGCACTTTTCTTCCGGGTTCAGCGGGTCTCCAGTGGGGCAGCTGAAGGCCTCGCGGAAAGCCGGCACGTTCCGAGCAGCGGCGTTGCATTCGTTGCCCAGAGGTTCCGAGAATCCGCGACACTTGACGAAGCACCACGACACGAAAAACAGCTGCGTCGCCGTGAAGTTGCCCGCAAGGGTGTCATGGGAGCCCCGTGCTTCGTACGCATGCGTCACGACGTCCAAGGACGTCAAGTCAGCCAGCGTCGCCCACGGATTTCTGCGACTCGAGTTCCGGGCACACGTCAGGGCGTCCCGGACGGTTCCACCAACCGTTGCGTTTGCAGCCGCATAAGGCATCAGGGCCAGTTCGGCGAACGTCAACGCCACGACTGTCCCGAACGCTCCGTACTTGACGGCGTCCGCCAAGTACTCATCGTAGAGAGGAAAGGAGAGCGCGTACGGTGCGAGGACGATGTCGCCGTCCCAATACGAGTGGAGAGACAACTTGTTGATGGCGTGGGAGCCGAGCTTGCGCGGCACGCTGGCCCATCCATGAAGTCTCCTCGCTTTGAGTGCGGCCTGCCAGTTTCCCGCAAGGGACACGTTCATATCGGGCAACAGCGCGTTAGCCGCTTTTCTTGACTCCTCAGTCTTGGGAATCGTTTGGTTCAGGACACTCATTACGGTTTCCAGAGAGTCCCACTGAATCCCCGTCGATGCTTGGGAAGAGTGCGGTTCTATCGCGGAAAGGCGAGCAGCGAATTCGCTTCTGATGGCCACGAGAATGCGCTCCACGTCCCGAGAAACGTCCGGCGAGAAAACCTGGGCGTTGTACGGCACGAACAGGTAGTCCCCGATGAACCTGTAGACGAGCGCGTAACAAAAGCGTCCCTGCTCGTATTTTATCGTGTCTCCGTTCGCTGTACCGTAGGAGTTGAAGACGAGAGCTCGGTTGGCGAATAGACTGGTATACCTCACTGCCATCCACGAGACGAAAGCGTGCGTGCTGGCTTCGCCCCACCGGTTCCACAGGTATAAGAATGTCCTCACGTACCTTATATTGAAAGCCTGGAACTTGACCACTGAGGTGACGTTCAGTTCCGCGAGACGCTCTCTCCACTTTCCTTCATCTAGTACGATAGACACCGGTCCACGCACCAGTACAGGAGTCATGGCCTTGACGAGTGGACGAAAGAATTTATTCTCAAAATTGATTGCTTCTTCAAACGTAGCTGTTCCTTTCGCGTCGCCCTCGGCAAAGTGCGTTTTGAGGTAGTCGAAACTCTGCCGCCACGCATGGAGATCGTGGAGCCGTTGCCGCTCTCCAATGGCCAACTTGAAAGAGTAAGGCACGTCCATCCACACTATTTTCTCGTGCGTTAAAACTTGAAAGACCACGGCCCAGTCGAGTTCGATGCTCAAACGAGCAGTGTGCGAAGAACGTCGGGTGCCGCGGATATCCGAGGCCACACGACGCCCGCCCGAAGAAGGTGCTCGCGGACCACTGGTAACTCGTCGCGCTCGCCTCGCCACACGTCGTCGCAGGAGCGGTAGAAGAGGCTGATCTTCTGCGCCATGCTCTGGTCAGGGTGGGCGGGGCTCCTGCCCTTGCGAATGACTTTCGTCATCGCGTCCACCGCATTGATGGCCACTGCCTTGTAGACCGAGTGCTTCTGTTGGAACCGCCAGCCGCTACATACATAGGCGTCGAAGTCGCTGCACGGATCGACAGACTGATTTACACTATAGGCGATGAGCTTGGCGAACTCGCTGCAAGCGGTGGTGGTGCACAGCGCGAGCTTCTGGGGACTCCACCGGCTGAAGAGGACAAAGAGCACCAGGACGCAAACGCCGAGCAGAGTCGCCGCGACGGCTGCCAGAACAGTGGTGACACGGAGCGCCGAACGCTTCTGCTTTGGAGGCGAAGTAATCAGGCGCGCGTAGAGGGCCCTGGGTgactgcgacaaaaaaaaaagacagatctTGAACTTCTCTCTTAAATAATTTATTGATGACAGGACTGTGAAACGCGCATTATGCGAGACTGTTGTTTATCTGCTATGCGTTCACAGATACCAAGTGTTTAGTTAGACACGCAAACAAGTAGAAACCGTTCTCTTGCAGGCTAAATTTCGCCTTCGACGTGACTTAAATTTAGCGCCAACAGGGCACTTGACTACTTGTGTCCCAAGTGTCCACTTGTAGTAAGAGCCACTTGAGCCCTAAGTgtccattatatggacacttgggGCTCGTTCGCGCCGTCGGCGCCCCCGCCGTCATTGTGCTGTCCAAGTTTTGACGAGGGAGGCTCCCGCATGAAGGAGTAGGTGTCTATAGACGCGAGATACGCGCAGTGCGTTTGCCGCGAAAATGACGAAGCCAAGTGAACGCACAacacgctccgctcaatcggccGTGCAGCGGAGCCAGAGCACCGCCATGCCTTACGCTGCTagcatgagcgttgtgcgcagaAACACTATAGAGctcctgctgagcagctgtgcgCATACCACACCGGGGTGCGTACAGTATATGGTCTGAACAAAACGCGCCGTACATTTCAAGCTCCAcataaaaaaattgtggggttttacgtgccaaaaccacgatctgattatgaggcacgccgtagtgggggactccggaaatttgaaccacctggggttctttaacgtgcacctaaatctatgtacacgggtgtttccgcatttcgtccctatcgaaatgcggccgccgtggccgggatttaatcccgcgacctcgtgctcagcagcccaacaccatagccactga comes from the Dermacentor silvarum isolate Dsil-2018 chromosome 9, BIME_Dsil_1.4, whole genome shotgun sequence genome and includes:
- the LOC119463592 gene encoding neprilysin, which codes for MSPRCPTEPGKVSSSGKFSYLSPRALYARLITSPPKQKRSALRVTTVLAAVAATLLGVCVLVLFVLFSRWSPQKLALCTTTACSEFAKLIAYSVNQSVDPCSDFDAYVCSGWRFQQKHSVYKAVAINAVDAMTKVIRKGRSPAHPDQSMAQKISLFYRSCDDVWRGERDELPVVREHLLRAGVVWPRISAAPDVLRTLLV